Genomic DNA from Macadamia integrifolia cultivar HAES 741 chromosome 6, SCU_Mint_v3, whole genome shotgun sequence:
TGGGTGTGTGGCTCCTCAATGAAAGCACATgagaaagcatcaacaaggacgtcattttatattttatgggGGGCCGGGAGGTCATTTTGCCCCAATGTGTCAAACTTAGGGGCCACACTCCCGACATAAacaattttctcaatttttattttatattttaaatcaacaaaatttcaatgcaaaataaagtgaaatttaataactaaatatgaACTGATTTGGAATTAGTGATAtaatcacatgggataatgattacatagGTTTATTTCTAAGGTTaaaaaattttccttccctttaattcccctacCACCGGTGGTAAAAatatttctcttatttcctGAAGGGTGATATACTTTGCTTCCCTTATCCTAAGGGTATgggtaaaaatatttttcttatttcctttATCCTTAACCCATAGGATGTGCATAAATATTTCCTTTAACCAACAAGTAAATATGTAGGCTGGATAAAGCATTATGGTGTTACATGTAAAGattagaaattgaaaattagacTTCAAAAGGTATTATGgcttttttcaagaaaaaaaaataaaaaatgaaagaggaaTTAGGGCCTTTGGGTTGGATCTTAGAAGGGCCTTGGGTTTGGAGATTTGGGGCTTATTAATGGGTTGTGGTTATTATTAGGTAATGCCATAATGGGATGGGCTAGCCCATTTAATTAGTTACATGAAATGTGAATCATAATTGATAATTCATACGCCTCTATATTGTTTCGGGTGGAATATGATTTCAGTGGGAAAGTCTGGTTCCTGCGCCCAGAAACATGGGATTGAAATGACTGATTCacccttataaaataaaaataatttctatGAATACTCTCTCGTGCGTTCGCATTGGCACTTACGCACACTCAGAAGTCAGAACCGCACTCCCCTTAATGTAGTTGAAGAATATGAGGGTAAAATGGGTACTTCGAAGACATTATTAGATCACCAATTCCTACTCGAGCacgacctctctctctctctctccctctcgctgtgtgtgtgtgtctgtgtgtttagggtttcgttCTGTGCTTGTTCACTCTCAAATCGAAGAAAATCACGTCAAGGAATTCGGTATCGAGAAGGTATGCATATGTTCAtctctggttctggttctgattctgattttacttaatttttttttcccctcttttagaAGTAAAATTTTTCTGTGTTTGTGGTATTTGGGAATCATAGGGTGTCGGTTTCTGAGAAATTTAGTCATTCAGAGCAGCATTCAACTGGGTTCCTTtcttcccccctttcttttctcctctctctaCTCTTGATCTTGGGTACCTTTTGTTCTGTTCTGCCATAtccctttttttcttggttttgtgGGTCTCTTTGGGGGTCAAGATAATCGGTTGTTTCAGTGGACGTGTCGGGCTCTTCTCACCATTCTTCAGTGGTGGCGATTTCAATGTTACAGTGATTGTCATGAGCAAATGGGTCTTCCACGTATGCATCTGGTTTCTGAGATTGCATGGTCTGCAACTTTTTTTAGTTCTCTTCAATTGTGCTTACTTTTTGTTTGATTTAATTTGaatgggttttgatttttaatgTGAATTGTTAGAAAATCCTGCGCTACACTTCAATTGCTTTCTCCCATCATTCTGATGAAATGGGTTCTGGGTTGGTATGAAACGGAGTATGGACAATTTCAGGATGCAGTTGAATGATAGAACAATTACAGGATACAGTACCATCCATTAATCTACTTTGATACTCTTTGATAGAAATATATTACCAACAAATTTagttttagtttgttttactTCCATTGCAGCTCATTTACaataagaattgaagaaatgtTCAGGTCTCGGTAGTAGCCTATTTTTTGCTGTAACTGTGTCCaaaagtttctcttttttttttttgggtggggttgGGGTAAAGGTATCCAGAAGTATAGAGGGtctaattaaagaaaaaaaaaaaaagtgttcttGAACTAATGCCAGTTTACCAGTAGATTTCAATTAGTACTTACAATTCCAAATTGGTAACCACATTTTGCATTATTAGTTAATTAAGATGACAACCAACGAAAGGAAAAACACTATTGGGTATCCTGGAGAAAGAACATTAGAGGGGAATCTTATGCTTTTGATGCTCATAGTGTGTGCAATAGCATCTTCGGGACATATGAGAGTTTGATCATTTATGTATGATTCCTCGTCCACTTCACTTTCCAATATAAGGGGTTAAAATCCTTGGCCCTAGCTCTGGGTAATTCATGAGTCGATTCGATTattctttcctattcctagtcTTAAAAACCATTTGAGCTCTGAATTGTTTTATGACTCATCAATAAGATGAAGTGAACAACATTGATTGTTAAGAATAAGGATATAGCATTGAAAGGGCATGATAACGTACTTTTGAATGTAAATCTAGAATAATGAGAAAGGATTTCAAATTGGAAAGCTAGATTGGGGTTAATTGTTCATGAAAGTATGGGATTTTAGAATTTACTTGTAAACTATCaattttagttcattcttaatacaagAATAAGCCCGTATTTTTGCTCGCGGATTTTTATAGAGCATCCGTATTAAATGCGTATTGTATCATTGCCGTACACATTTTATTGTGCTGGATTTTTGAAAAGTATTATTGCCGCATAATCTGTTTAATTGGCATACGTATTTGTTCCCGTACTATTGCCGTTCATGAACTTACCATGTATGGAACTTTGGATATCCAAATCGTTAAAAGGATTTGAATTTGAGTTTTCTGATACAAGACCAATTAGATATCTAGGTTTTTTGTTGAATTGGAATTGGGTATACTCATACATAGCTCCGGTACAGTTCAGTTTAAGCCATTTGGTGGCACACTATTATTTTGTCATTGATTTTCTAGTGAGACATATAAATTGGATGATACCATTTTCCATGCCTCCATTGGTGTGGCGTGGGAGATTCACCAATAGTTGCAAAGAGGGGAAGTGGGAGGGGTTTACATCCCTGATATTTCGTCTATATTTCTGATCTTTTGTGTTTTTAACTGTgataatatttcaaaaaaaagttTCTTGTAGTTATCTACTTATTTGTAGTGcgcgagcctgtggcacaatggttaagttgcattattgcaacttgttggtcacaggttcaaaacttggaaacagcctcttctgcgaagcagggggtaaggctgcatacacttgcccctcctagaccctgcAATTGCAGgggcctcatgcactgggttgcttttTTTTAGTTATCTacttatttgttttttctttttttgtcagGAAGTATGTCAGAATATGAAAATGTTGTTGGTGGGAGGCTGAAGCTGAAGGGAAAAGCCCTGGATGTTAAAGCTGGTGGcgtcaagaagaagaagaagcagaagaagaattaTGATGAAATAACTGAAGTCAAAGGGAATGAGCTTTCAACAGGTCAGTCGACTTTATCCTGTCAAAATGATTACTGATCTTCATTTCATGATTCATATAGAATTAAGAAAGACTAGGCAGTTTGTTTTCATCACCAAGTGGACACAGTTTTATTCcctggtttatggttttggaacTTATTTATGATATGTGGCACATATACATATGGCATTGTGATTCCTTTTTGATGTGGTCGCCAAGGAGATGTTCATGGTCAATGCACCGTATGGAAATTTGCTTGTTTTCGTCAGAATTAATCTTCTGATCATGTCAAGTCTTATCTCAAGATGGCACCTAGCTTGAATACACTGGATGGTGGTTTGTGCTCCATTTGCATGTGTGTcaattgtgtgtgtgtgcatttcTTTCTCATCTTATGCTTATAAACATTCTTTGTTTTGTAAGGTGGAAGTACAGGAATGTCCGACACTAGTGAGGCCTTAAATGAGGCCAACCAATCGGGCGGGGATGGAAATGCTACTGCTCACAATGATCATCTAACACCTGCTGAGAGGCGGTATCTTGAGCAGAAGGAGCAAATTGAACTCCAAAGGCTGGCCAAGACTTCCAATAAATCACACCGTGATCGCATTCAGGATTTCAACCAGTATCTGGCAAATATGAGTGAGCACTATGACATTCCTAAAGTTGGCCCAGGCTGACTTGGCAAACTCATGAATGCAAGAACTGCCCAGGACTCACACAAGTGTGTAATTTTAATGGTCCTCTGTATTTTTCTTGTGCGGGACTTGCCTCTCTTTCAGCTTTGTCTGTACTGtgcatatttttcaattatCCAATTTAACAAGATTGTATTGATTTCTGCTGGTCTGAACTTTTAAAAGAATCTCTGTGCATTCTGAGATCTAGAACTGCTGGTTGATAGAAATCTACGTTGGCAACTTTTTCACCCTTTCCATTTTCTTGCACTCCCAGACTCTAAATTTCTGCATCTTAAGTTGTTTTAGCCATTGTATTGATTATCCAATGAAAGCAATTTATGCCAAGGATCTAAATTTTTCCTTGTTATATGACTGATTAATCATTGTTGTGAGATAATTGATGTTGGTTCAGCTGTGCACAAAGTGCATTTAGTGAACGCTACCTCTCGTAGCTATGCTGGCATGATGACTGTTGTTTTATTAAGGGATACTCGTTTGTATAATGACATTATGTTCTAATGGGTTTTGGTGGACACACCAAAGCATATATCAAGATTATATTCTGTTGAAAGAGGGCTCATTGAGCAATCAAAAGTTGTGGTTGGATCAGTGGAATTTTCTGATCAACCAAAACAGGAGCTTTCATCTGCGAAGGGTTCCTATTCTCAACATCTTCACAGCCACTGTGTTTAATTGCCTACCCAGTTGTCAGTACCCAGAGTGGATCCTGAACAAACATATGTTGATATAGATCCTGAACAAACATATATTCTCAACATCTTTCAAAAACTCGTCCAGTGTGGACTCATGTTATATATTGATGTTGGATTCACCGCTGGCGAGTAGACAGGCAGCACTGTTAGTTTTTTCTCGAGGACTACCTACAGAAATGGTGCGTTCAGTGTTGCAGTAGTTGGTGGTACCGGTCAGTTTCGTCTGGCTAGAGGATTTGCTACGGTTGTCCCCCATGAATTAAACCTTACTAATGGTACTGCGACAATAGAGTATGATGTAACGTTGTTACTGAACAACTGAAGACTAAGAGAACTACAGAATGGAGGATATAAGGAATGAATGGGTAAGttgaagagagaaaaggtgCTTTAGGCTGTTTCCTTTCTCTTTGTTCATCTTTTcctcctccaccccccccccctttctttccttttattcagGTTATGTTTTTGAAGTGATGGTCTAGTCTATAATAACTGAGCAGACAGATTAATCTTTGCTACTGTCTGTGACTGGAACTTGTTACTGTTTGGGGTTGAAATGATGATCAGCACCAAACCTCTTCCTCCTCTACTGCTTTTTGTTCTTCATGTACTTCAGAATAGGTTTAAAAgtaataaaaagtaaataaaccTTAATAAAAAGGTGAGTTTTCCATGGTAGTGAGGTGAGGATTGAAAATGCTATAAGATACTAGACAAGaacaccaagggccaactcaCAGCCTTTTGGCCCATTTGGTATTACATTCAACTTCTGGATTGATCTTTTTGGTAAGGATAGAAGTTGTCCTCACAAGAACAAATACTTACTGTGAATGATAGCCATGAAAATTAATGGCATGAGAGTAGAAGGTACccaggaaaaaaagagagtcaaaTATTAATCCAGATTTGAGCCAAAGATGATTCAAGTCAGAATCACTCTACAAAATAGAAATCCATTCAAAGACACAGATACATGTAAGTGGATCTGTCTAATAAAGGATGGGTGCCCAAAGATGATTCAAGTCAGAATCGCTCTACAGAATTGAAATCCATTCAAAGACATACATGTGAGTGGATCTGTCTAATAGAGGATGCAACACCCATCTTTGGTGAAATTCCAGCCCTCAGTGAACTTTGGAAGTGGTTCAAAAGCCAGTCCCATTGCCATAGTGTTATAATGGGAACTAGTGGCATTTCATCAACTACTATCACTTTGCATTAACTTTGGAGGCACTTTCCCAAAGTATTTGTATGTGTCTGAGAATCCAAATTAGTGCTTGTAATTAAGGCCCTGGTCCATGCCTCTACCCTAAGTTAGGGTTGTAGGTCCAATCCATCAACCCACAATGGACTAGGCTCTTGCCTTGGCTTGAATTACTCATTGGTCAAGTTGAATGATCGAGTTGCTTCCACATTCAATTATGTAGTACAGAAAATATTTGTAATTCATGTTGATCAGTTCACAGATATACACAGGTTTATCAAGACACAATGCAATTATGGGACAAAAAATGAACTTGACCATTGTGGTTGTTACCCTTGTTTCATGGCCAATGTTCAGAAGAGCTTATATGCGTCTTTGGAAGACAAAGAGGGAACCTCTAGACCCTTTCCCCAACCTAATCTTCTCATCTACGTAGGTGATCTCTAGTTTAACCTCACTTTCACCACCATATTGGAATTCCAATGGCCCAAGTTTCAGCTCAGGGGGCTCAAATACTACTTGAATCCATTTATCATCCAAGGCCTTCAGTTTacctaacaacaacaacaacaacaacatcattCCAGATAAATTTAGTTTATTCTTAAATATATCCAGAGAAATCCAACATCATGaaaatatggaaaataaaaatgccCATCATTTGTTAAGtttattgaagatttcctaGGTTAAGTTCAACTCAAGTATGTCTCATAACTATCCAAACATTCCTGCTCTATTGAAGAACATAATGGATGCTCTGTGATCTTTGATCTGATATGACTTCTGTTTCTTCACAAATGACATCTCCAATGACTGGAACTTTTGATTTTTGGAGATTTGTATTTCTTCAGAAGAACAAAATATAAAGCATCATTAAAAAAGTAAAGGAACTTGCCTTTTAATGAAACCCATCCATCAACGAAcccaaataaagaaaaggacACCTTGTTTTTCACAATGTCTGGAGCTTCGACTTCCTGTATCATGTCATTTGTTTTGAACACAAGGCGACCCAATCCACTCCGGAAGCCACCCCCAGGTGAAGTTGGCCGTGAACAGTAGACTACGTCCCACTCTGAATAGCACTCAATTTGTATGAAGCGTAAATTGATAATTCAAAATGTGGAAAATAACACCAATTCAGTACCTTCTATAAGAAACttccaaaatcacttccaacagaaaaataaaataaaataaaataaaaataatttatgaattttttagGAGCAGTTACTCTTCTCATTTAGCATCTTCTGAAAACTGGCCTTGGATGGACCTTCTAATCTCATTCAACAATCACAAAGAACTTAAATATTTTAGAAGATTGTAATGTTTATCACATGTTTAGGAACTTAACTAAGTCAGCTCATAATCTGGCCAGGCAAGTGGCTATAGACAGTGTCTCAGGCATCAAACTTGTTGCTGTTAACTCAGAGGATATCACATCCAACACATCTCTTCTTCTTGCCTAGGACCTCCTCCTttatataaaatgaaatttctcTGTATTcggtatatatattttattttattctttgctACTGTATAAGGTGACTAGTTGTATATctttgtaatttatttatttatttttttaaattataaattCTCTTCCTTTGCTCTAGTCACACATACaaaatattgagagagagagagagactagacCATCTAGCTGTAGGTCTTCGTCCCCTGACTGTGGAATACAGGGTGAGTATAAGCCAGACTAAATCTACTGGTTTTGTGGCCCCAAATAGGAGTTACTTAATCACAGAGGTAAAACAATGCATCTGAGATTTACCTCCAAATATAAGTGGGCATGTCACAGGCTTGTCAACacagtactccttcaattgctgGGCCACCTCTGCAACTTCACAGTGCCCTTCTTTTGGTAGCAATACTCCTCTATCTGTTTCAGTCACctgatttataaaaaaaatatttagtttTACATAACCAACTTAGGAAAATCCAACAACACCCAATGTAATTCAATTGGATGAGGCAAAAAAACTACATTTCAGTCATGGTTAGTATGCACTCTGtagtttaattatttaaatatcTATAGCGGCTCCATTAggaataatttatttatttgggtggGTTGTACATTTTGAACCCATTACAATTCATAACTAGTCCAGTTAAAATCAAATTTCCATATTGAAGCTTGCTAACACATAAGCAGATCATCAAATTTTCAGGAAAGCTCATTCATTTTTCGAGAATTTTAGGAAAAGCAACATAGACTTTGTGGTAAGATTTGTTCATGAATCTATCACTAAAACACCATATTGTCTTTTCAACCAGGAAAACACGAAAGAAACGTAGTAATCAAGACAATCAATCAGAGAAATTAAGAGACAAAAAGGAAAACCCAGAAAGATAGAAGTGCAAAGGAATCAAAACAATGAAAGAAACCTTGGAGAGAATCGACGTGACGAGATCATCCGGACTGGTGAGAACCTCCTGAGTCGAGACCGAAGCAGAGATGCTCGAGATTTTCCTCTGAGACCTAAGTGGAAAAGAAATTATGAATGGCTTGGTCGAAGGTCTGGAAGCAGAAAATAGAG
This window encodes:
- the LOC122081175 gene encoding protein FAM32A-like, which produces MSEYENVVGGRLKLKGKALDVKAGGVKKKKKQKKNYDEITEVKGNELSTGGSTGMSDTSEALNEANQSGGDGNATAHNDHLTPAERRYLEQKEQIELQRLAKTSNKSHRDRIQDFNQYLANMSEHYDIPKVGPG
- the LOC122081111 gene encoding probable plastid-lipid-associated protein 8, chloroplastic; this encodes MASLALFSTFKGPEIPKSQALFSASRPSTKPFIISFPLRSQRKISSISASVSTQEVLTSPDDLVTSILSKVTETDRGVLLPKEGHCEVAEVAQQLKEYCVDKPVTCPLIFGEWDVVYCSRPTSPGGGFRSGLGRLVFKTNDMIQEVEAPDIVKNKVSFSLFGFVDGWVSLKGKLKALDDKWIQVVFEPPELKLGPLEFQYGGESEVKLEITYVDEKIRLGKGSRGSLFVFQRRI